From the Streptococcus sanguinis genome, the window ATAACCAGAACAATCAGTAGGAGGCAAATTCCAACAACAAGGAGCAGTTTCTTATTCGAAGCTTGACTCCTATCTTTTTCTTGCATAATCTAAAAATCCTTTATTTTTCATTTTTTACAAAAAATATCACCGAACGAAGGCTCAGTGATATTTAGGCGTTAGCACAAATTAAAGACAAAATTATTTGACTGCACTTGTCTTAGGAAGTGACTTTTCTTCAGAATTCTCCTCATTTTCCTTGTTCTCTTCTTTTGCTTCCGGAGCTTTTTTTGCTTTATTTTCTGATTTTTTAGCCTTCTTTTTACCTGTTGCTGAAGAGGACGCCGCCGAAGATTGAGACGGTGCTGGAAAAGTCGGAACTGATGAAGAGGCTGTGGAGTAAGGTGCTGCCGAATAAGCCGGTGTAGATGGATCTGTAGTAGATGGTGCCGCTGAAGGCTGATCAGCATTGGCCGACTCTCCCTCACCAATAACAAGAACTTTGTTACCAGCCTGATCCTCCATCACAGCACTTTTGCCAACCGGAGCTTTCTTAGCTTCAGCAACTTGCTGATCCAGAGCTGATTGTGCATCTCTATAGGCCTGCAATTCATCCATAACTTTATTAGATTCTGAGTCCGTACTGCCTTGGGGAACTTCATTATTATCAATGTCATTAACCCAAAGACTGGCTGTACCCTCAGCAAATACTGGTGCAGCAGCCGCGAAAAGTGAAAGGGCCACAGCACTTGAAAGCAAAACCTTTTTCATTATCTCATCTCCTCGTTACTTTTCAAAAATAATTGTAACTCCCCGTTACCTAATATTACCTACTAATAAGTATAGTTCGAACTCTAAAAAAAGTCAAGAATTTTACTACATAAAAATTTTTAAAACCAAATAATACCAAGGGATGAGACAAATTGTCAATTTACCAACTATTTAAATGGTCATTTATTTATATTTGAAACATCAAGTAATTTGAGTTTTCTTTTAAAGTGAATGTTGGACTTTTTTTAAAAAAGATAGTAGGAATAGAATAAAAAAGAGGCCAGAAATCAAGCATCCCAGCCATATATCTCAGATTATTTTTTACCTATTTCAAACAAGGGTGACAGTGGCCGTTTTTCATGAATACGGACAATGGCTTCCCCTAAAAGATGCGCAATTGAAATCTGCTCAATCTTATCAATTAAGCGCTCTTGGGGTAGATAAATCGTATCCAGCACAACCAATTTTTTAATCGCCGATTTTTGAATATTATCCATAGCAGGACCAGACAAGACTGGATGAGTGCAGCTAGCATAGACTTCTACAGCCCCTGCTTCAGCGAGAGCATCAGCTGCATGGCAGATAGTTCCCGCTGTATCAATCATATCATCAATTAGGATACAAGTTTTTCCTTCCACCTTACCAATGATATTCATGACTTCACTGCTGTTCATCTTGTCCACACTGCGTCGCTTATCAATAATGGCAATCGGTGTTTTCAGAAACTCTGCTAACTTACGGGCCCGACTCACACCACCATGGTCAGGACTGACTACCACATAGTCGCCCCCTGTCATATTACGGCGCTCAAAGTAATCAGCAATCAAAGGTGCACCCATCAAATGATCTACTGGAATGTCAAAGAAGCCCTGGATTTGCGCTGCGTGCAAGTCAATAGTTAGCA encodes:
- a CDS encoding ribose-phosphate diphosphokinase, with product MSFSDLKLFALSSNQELAQRVAQEIGLPLGKSTVRQFSDGEIQVNIEESIRGKHVFILQSTSSPVNDNLMEILIMVDALKRASAESINVVMPYYGYARQDRKARAREPITSKLVANMLEIAGVDRMLTIDLHAAQIQGFFDIPVDHLMGAPLIADYFERRNMTGGDYVVVSPDHGGVSRARKLAEFLKTPIAIIDKRRSVDKMNSSEVMNIIGKVEGKTCILIDDMIDTAGTICHAADALAEAGAVEVYASCTHPVLSGPAMDNIQKSAIKKLVVLDTIYLPQERLIDKIEQISIAHLLGEAIVRIHEKRPLSPLFEIGKK
- a CDS encoding LPKTxAVK-anchored surface protein; this encodes MKKVLLSSAVALSLFAAAAPVFAEGTASLWVNDIDNNEVPQGSTDSESNKVMDELQAYRDAQSALDQQVAEAKKAPVGKSAVMEDQAGNKVLVIGEGESANADQPSAAPSTTDPSTPAYSAAPYSTASSSVPTFPAPSQSSAASSSATGKKKAKKSENKAKKAPEAKEENKENEENSEEKSLPKTSAVK